One genomic window of Candidatus Pseudobacter hemicellulosilyticus includes the following:
- a CDS encoding SDR family oxidoreductase: protein MNHILVIGSEGFIGHHLVKFYLKNNWQVSGIDRIDNPSADYHYIKLLSGIDFVDLFINNNFTYVINAAGSGNVGFSVEHPISDFEANCFETARILEALRLSRKESRYLHISSAAVYGNPDKLPIAEQDKLHPLSPYGWHKMMSEMLCREYYELYNIRSCIIRPFSVYGPGLRKQLFWDLYHRTSGKTAIELFGTGDESRDFIYIDDLVQIIHLLITNSPMTAEAYNAANGVEIRIREAVSEFIRFFDPVPTANFNGKGKKGDPLNWRADIQSISALGYQQKVTFEEGIERTFNWINGL from the coding sequence ATGAATCATATTCTGGTTATAGGCTCTGAAGGGTTCATTGGCCATCACCTGGTCAAATTCTACCTGAAAAATAACTGGCAGGTAAGTGGTATAGACAGGATCGATAATCCATCTGCAGACTATCATTACATAAAGCTGCTGAGTGGTATTGATTTTGTTGACCTGTTCATCAATAACAACTTTACCTACGTAATCAATGCCGCTGGCAGTGGGAATGTGGGCTTTTCAGTGGAGCATCCTATCAGCGATTTTGAAGCCAACTGTTTTGAAACCGCCAGGATCCTGGAAGCGCTGCGCCTGTCCCGGAAAGAATCCCGTTACCTGCATATTTCCAGCGCTGCGGTATACGGCAATCCTGATAAGCTGCCTATTGCAGAACAGGATAAGCTGCATCCCCTTTCTCCCTACGGATGGCATAAGATGATGAGTGAAATGCTGTGCAGGGAATATTATGAACTGTACAATATCCGCTCCTGTATCATCCGTCCCTTCTCCGTATATGGTCCCGGTCTGCGCAAGCAGCTGTTCTGGGATTTGTACCACAGGACCAGCGGAAAGACAGCTATTGAGCTTTTTGGTACCGGCGATGAAAGCCGGGACTTCATTTATATAGATGACCTGGTGCAGATCATACACCTGCTTATCACGAATTCGCCCATGACCGCAGAGGCTTACAATGCAGCCAATGGAGTGGAGATAAGGATCAGGGAGGCGGTGAGCGAATTCATCAGATTCTTTGATCCGGTTCCAACAGCAAACTTTAATGGAAAGGGTAAAAAAGGAGATCCGCTGAACTGGCGGGCTGATATTCAAAGTATCAGCGCACTCGGCTATCAGCAGAAAGTAACATTTGAAGAAGGAATAGAACGGACTTTTAATTGGATTAACGGACTTTAA
- a CDS encoding glycosyltransferase family 1 protein, with translation MARKKKIGIVYNYNENWIGGTYYIENLLAALGTLDEKDRPQVFVVSKSKESYEALQKKVPYPNLQWLNVFSFSLSERIINKIGRILLKKPLIDKRVRGLDIIFPLFRAESSVHPGQPSLFWIPDLQEHFFPAFFTQEELAARRAWHQDMIDQKGKILFSSKAARNDFVSVYPGAGTTNYVVPFAVTHQPYDQLSIETLRAKYELPPVYFMSPNQFWVHKNHKVLINAAAELKKAGEEVVIALTGKPYDSRKPEYYQELLDLTQANGLEKNIRFLGFIDRQEQLQLMNHARAIIQPSKFEGWSTVIEDAKAMNQFVLASDIPVHLEQAPNGVFFNPDDPSMLAGLLKQYSAVQPERSTTDYRTHVRKFAADFLNTID, from the coding sequence ATGGCGCGGAAGAAAAAAATTGGTATTGTTTACAATTACAATGAGAATTGGATAGGAGGGACCTATTATATCGAAAACCTGCTTGCCGCCCTGGGAACCCTTGATGAAAAAGACAGGCCACAGGTATTTGTGGTATCAAAATCGAAGGAAAGCTATGAAGCATTGCAGAAAAAAGTGCCTTATCCCAATCTGCAATGGCTGAATGTTTTCAGCTTCTCCCTCTCCGAAAGGATCATCAACAAAATAGGCAGGATACTGCTTAAAAAACCGTTGATTGATAAACGGGTGCGGGGGCTGGACATTATTTTCCCGCTTTTCCGCGCGGAATCCTCTGTTCATCCCGGTCAGCCCAGCCTGTTCTGGATCCCTGACCTGCAGGAACATTTCTTCCCTGCCTTCTTTACACAGGAAGAACTGGCGGCAAGAAGAGCCTGGCACCAGGATATGATTGATCAGAAAGGCAAGATCCTGTTCAGCAGCAAAGCGGCCCGGAACGATTTTGTTTCCGTGTATCCAGGGGCCGGTACTACTAACTATGTAGTCCCCTTTGCCGTAACCCACCAGCCCTATGATCAGCTGTCTATTGAAACATTACGGGCAAAGTATGAGCTGCCCCCGGTATATTTCATGAGTCCCAACCAGTTCTGGGTACATAAGAACCATAAAGTGCTGATCAATGCTGCAGCTGAACTGAAAAAGGCAGGTGAAGAAGTAGTGATTGCCCTTACCGGCAAACCTTACGACAGCCGGAAGCCTGAATACTACCAGGAATTGCTGGACCTCACCCAGGCCAATGGACTGGAAAAGAATATCCGCTTCCTGGGTTTTATTGACCGGCAGGAACAGCTGCAGCTGATGAACCATGCACGGGCCATTATCCAGCCCTCCAAATTTGAGGGATGGAGCACAGTGATTGAAGATGCCAAAGCAATGAATCAGTTTGTGCTGGCATCTGATATACCCGTACACCTGGAGCAGGCCCCAAATGGCGTTTTCTTTAATCCCGACGATCCTTCAATGCTGGCCGGATTATTGAAACAGTATTCCGCCGTACAGCCTGAAAGGAGTACTACGGACTACAGGACGCATGTAAGGAAATTTGCCGCCGATTTCTTAAATACAATAGATTGA
- a CDS encoding polysaccharide pyruvyl transferase family protein → MKVAVWGSCKFGNYGDDIMVLMYSRFVKDQGATPVAYGLNEGLAKKYGIETVFTLDELIRDASFTLIAGGSWLEKHKFDEKKFEFERDMTELLSTLEKYNCPLYSFSIGGDGHIDAAVLTPARRAIFTSDSYKGGTVRLEKDVQLMQSINKQVKLFPDVVLSLPEFWKPSPQNTAPSRRKRIGMQVLGPAGRLISNTINSVSWLYPAEYNFIHTHLPEYGITYEQQFEKEDAKRKNFQYEDPQSFIDFISGLDVVVASKLHPCVTAVAYGVPFLLLGGLNKTKNFLESVNSEKTIVPDAGYLRKYILKNSLVKEAAGRPDWTEIRKQQKESIGHFQTLKEVIASYA, encoded by the coding sequence ATGAAAGTTGCTGTTTGGGGGTCCTGTAAGTTTGGAAACTACGGTGATGATATCATGGTACTCATGTATTCCAGGTTTGTTAAGGACCAGGGTGCAACCCCGGTTGCCTATGGGCTTAATGAAGGCCTTGCAAAAAAATATGGTATCGAAACGGTTTTTACCCTTGATGAGCTGATCCGTGATGCGTCCTTTACCCTGATTGCAGGCGGATCCTGGCTGGAAAAGCACAAGTTTGACGAGAAGAAATTTGAGTTTGAACGGGATATGACTGAATTGCTGTCTACCCTGGAAAAATATAACTGCCCATTGTACAGCTTCTCCATTGGCGGTGATGGGCATATAGATGCTGCTGTGCTGACGCCTGCCCGCCGGGCTATCTTTACATCTGACAGCTATAAAGGCGGGACTGTCCGCCTGGAAAAGGATGTTCAACTGATGCAGTCCATTAACAAGCAGGTGAAACTCTTCCCTGATGTGGTCCTTTCACTTCCTGAATTCTGGAAACCCAGCCCGCAAAACACAGCGCCTTCCCGCCGCAAAAGGATCGGGATGCAGGTACTGGGACCCGCAGGCAGACTGATCTCCAATACCATTAATTCCGTTTCCTGGTTATATCCGGCTGAATATAATTTTATTCATACCCACCTGCCGGAATATGGCATCACCTACGAGCAGCAGTTTGAGAAGGAAGATGCCAAAAGGAAGAACTTCCAGTACGAAGACCCGCAATCCTTCATTGATTTTATCAGTGGCCTTGATGTGGTGGTTGCTTCCAAGCTGCACCCCTGTGTAACAGCGGTGGCTTATGGAGTGCCTTTCCTGTTATTGGGTGGCCTGAACAAAACAAAGAATTTCCTGGAAAGCGTTAATTCAGAAAAAACAATTGTTCCGGATGCAGGTTACCTCCGGAAATACATTCTCAAAAATTCACTGGTAAAGGAAGCAGCCGGCAGGCCCGACTGGACAGAAATAAGAAAACAGCAAAAAGAAAGTATTGGCCACTTCCAGACCTTAAAGGAAGTCATTGCTTCATACGCATAA
- a CDS encoding acyltransferase — MARLKSMYWRKEEDLLKEQCVSGAGTKFYPGTVINNRQSSRSGISIGSHSHLRGELMVMGYGGKITIGDYVYMGEHSKIWSAENISIGNHVLISHGVNIIDTDSHEMDHQQRAADFTKLITEGPARQKGNIRSAPIIIEDHAWISYGVAVLKGVRIGKGAIVACNSVVTKDVPAWKIVAGNPARIVNSLRDEENNEGANGEQIV; from the coding sequence ATGGCAAGGTTAAAGTCTATGTACTGGCGGAAAGAAGAAGACCTGCTGAAGGAACAATGCGTGTCTGGGGCCGGGACGAAGTTTTATCCCGGAACAGTGATCAACAACAGGCAGTCCAGCAGATCAGGCATTTCAATCGGCAGCCATTCACATCTCAGGGGCGAGCTGATGGTCATGGGGTATGGTGGCAAAATAACCATTGGTGATTATGTATACATGGGCGAACATTCCAAAATATGGTCTGCTGAAAATATCAGCATCGGGAATCACGTGCTGATATCCCATGGGGTCAATATTATTGATACGGACTCCCATGAAATGGATCATCAGCAGCGGGCCGCCGATTTCACAAAGCTGATCACGGAAGGACCGGCCAGGCAGAAGGGGAATATCAGATCTGCCCCCATCATTATAGAAGATCATGCATGGATCAGCTATGGTGTAGCAGTATTAAAGGGGGTGAGGATCGGCAAAGGGGCTATAGTGGCCTGTAACAGCGTTGTTACCAAAGATGTTCCCGCCTGGAAAATTGTGGCTGGTAATCCTGCAAGGATCGTTAACTCGCTCAGGGATGAGGAAAACAATGAAGGGGCTAATGGAGAACAGATAGTTTAA
- a CDS encoding ABC transporter ATP-binding protein, with protein MSNAIIKVENLSKQYRLGKIGTGSLAHDVNRWWYQIRGKEDPYLKIGATNDRTSKDDSEYVWSLRDISFDINQGDAVGIIGRNGAGKSTLLKILSRTTQPTIGRIKIKGRVASLLEVGTGFHPELTGRENVYLNGAILGMTKKEIARKFDEIISFAGVEKYVDTPVKRYSSGMYVRLAFGVAAHLEPDILIVDEVLAVGDSEFQKKALGKMQDVTKSEGRTVLFVSHNMAAVSSLCNKSIVMVNGGLAFTGSVNKGIEYYLNAGNKASDAVYTNEQPNKTDILSIRILRENVVEPTQVFKFKEKILLEFTVQSALQHQNIVLRFRLKDQKERNIFSSQVKLSDYTAGPGDKHVFTVEIPGGILVPNAYFPVVALHVPNTEMLRLLEAPVSFEIEDTGSEFYQDAGSDYGCVMIDCKWKYSHQ; from the coding sequence ATGAGCAACGCAATTATAAAGGTTGAAAACCTTTCAAAGCAATACAGGTTAGGCAAGATTGGTACAGGATCTCTGGCGCATGATGTAAACCGCTGGTGGTATCAAATAAGAGGTAAAGAGGACCCGTATCTGAAGATCGGGGCCACCAATGACCGGACCAGCAAGGATGACAGTGAATATGTATGGAGCCTGCGGGATATCAGCTTTGATATTAACCAGGGAGACGCTGTTGGGATCATTGGACGGAATGGAGCTGGCAAGAGCACGCTGTTGAAAATATTAAGCAGAACAACCCAGCCTACTATTGGCCGGATCAAGATCAAGGGCCGGGTGGCCAGTCTGCTGGAAGTAGGTACCGGCTTTCACCCTGAGCTGACAGGCCGGGAGAATGTGTACCTCAACGGAGCCATCCTGGGCATGACAAAAAAAGAGATTGCCAGAAAGTTTGATGAGATCATCAGCTTCGCCGGCGTAGAAAAATATGTAGATACCCCCGTTAAAAGATATTCTTCCGGGATGTACGTACGGCTTGCTTTTGGCGTGGCTGCCCACCTGGAGCCGGATATCCTGATCGTGGATGAAGTACTGGCGGTGGGTGACTCCGAGTTTCAGAAAAAGGCGCTCGGAAAAATGCAGGATGTAACCAAGAGTGAAGGCAGAACAGTATTGTTTGTCAGCCATAATATGGCCGCTGTATCCTCTCTCTGTAATAAATCCATTGTCATGGTGAACGGAGGCCTGGCATTCACCGGCAGCGTAAACAAAGGCATTGAGTATTATTTAAATGCAGGGAATAAGGCCAGTGACGCAGTATATACCAATGAGCAGCCCAACAAAACTGATATCCTGTCTATTCGCATACTCAGGGAAAATGTAGTTGAGCCTACCCAGGTCTTCAAGTTTAAAGAAAAGATCCTCCTCGAATTCACTGTTCAATCCGCACTGCAGCATCAGAATATAGTTCTCAGGTTCAGGTTAAAGGACCAGAAGGAAAGGAATATCTTTTCCTCACAAGTAAAGCTTTCTGACTATACAGCCGGACCTGGCGATAAACATGTATTCACCGTGGAGATCCCCGGCGGAATACTTGTTCCCAATGCGTACTTCCCTGTGGTAGCGCTGCATGTACCTAATACGGAGATGCTTCGCTTACTGGAAGCACCGGTCAGCTTCGAAATTGAGGATACCGGTTCTGAATTCTACCAGGACGCCGGCAGCGATTATGGATGTGTGATGATTGACTGCAAATGGAAGTATTCCCATCAATAG
- a CDS encoding ABC transporter permease, translated as MNNLQKEGSEKWDMVIEPHSSFFNLNLAEVWRYRDLMMLFVKRDFVAQFKQTVLGPLWHIIQPLLTTLMFLLLFGRIARIPIGMNVHPTVFYMSGIILWNYFSACLTSTSGTFVTNANIFGKVYFPRLVLPLSVTISNIIRFGIQFLLLLGFMIYFHFKGFPMQVTAEWLFIPVLVIIMAGISLGLGIIISSLTTKYRDFSVLLTFAVQLGMYATPIAYPLSFLKEGSFSRKVIELNPLTPLVEGFRYCLFGNNGFPIGSLVYSIVFMAVVVVFGIFFFNKVEKSFMDTV; from the coding sequence ATGAATAATTTGCAAAAAGAAGGCTCTGAAAAATGGGATATGGTCATTGAGCCGCACAGTTCTTTTTTTAATCTGAACCTCGCAGAGGTATGGCGTTACCGGGACCTGATGATGCTGTTTGTGAAAAGGGATTTTGTAGCCCAGTTCAAACAAACAGTACTTGGTCCCCTTTGGCATATTATCCAGCCGCTGTTAACTACGCTCATGTTCCTGCTGCTGTTTGGCCGGATTGCCAGGATCCCCATTGGCATGAATGTTCATCCCACCGTCTTCTACATGAGCGGGATCATCCTGTGGAACTATTTCTCCGCCTGTTTAACCAGCACCTCCGGCACTTTTGTGACCAACGCCAATATCTTTGGTAAGGTCTATTTCCCAAGGCTGGTATTACCGCTGTCAGTAACCATCTCCAATATTATCCGCTTTGGGATCCAGTTCCTGCTGCTGCTGGGCTTCATGATCTATTTCCATTTCAAAGGTTTTCCGATGCAGGTTACTGCTGAATGGCTGTTTATTCCGGTATTGGTGATCATTATGGCCGGGATCAGCCTGGGACTGGGCATCATCATTTCCTCGCTGACCACCAAGTACCGCGATTTCTCCGTGCTGCTGACCTTTGCCGTCCAGCTGGGTATGTATGCTACTCCCATCGCCTATCCTTTGTCCTTTCTCAAGGAAGGCTCTTTTTCCAGAAAAGTAATTGAGCTCAATCCCCTGACACCCCTGGTGGAAGGATTCCGCTACTGCCTGTTTGGTAACAACGGATTCCCGATAGGTTCCCTGGTATACAGCATCGTATTTATGGCTGTTGTTGTTGTTTTTGGCATATTCTTCTTCAACAAGGTGGAAAAGAGCTTCATGGATACTGTTTAA
- a CDS encoding polysaccharide biosynthesis tyrosine autokinase, whose translation MMIRSESKGGTDIFSDMMLFKENVNKQNEMLILKSRSMMARVVDSLGLQFSYYVTGNVKSTNIYKESPFQVEFLTPPGRGMSLEVHFLSSTTYTLGMDVTKYVVGQPVNYAGFNFRLALRESPYSNLSVKDFLVTYMPRESAAMAYMGGLNIQNAADMGGMLQISYVTENPMLGADIVNTLMEQYRQNAIEDKNETNRKIVSFINDRLNIVERQLDSVEKELQQFKSREQVIDLPTQSQRYFENLVTTREDVRKLQIQVGTAELLEDYLKDGERKLTLVPSTLGLQDLTLMDLVNGYNRLIADRTLQLQTGATVNSPAIRNLESDIEAARQRLLLNLANIKAGFRKTIVSLETQSTSFNTEIAAIPQKERESRERLRQQEIKQTLYLFMLQKREESGIAEASTISDSKVIDAALPLSYKVSPVSSRIYAIAALAGLFIPLVVIYIILLMNDKVITKSDITKATDLPILGEIGHNYSDRTLLFPEKSRTVVAEQTRILRSNLRFVLGESFDRFILLVTSSFSGEGKSFITTNLAAAMALSGKRTVILEFDLRKPKVIAGLGLQKGHGLTNYLVGGAKLEQLPQPVPNVPNLFAISCGPVPPNPAEILLTPRIQDLFTWLRTEFDIIIIDTAPVGLVSDAISLSQHADATLYVIRQRHTFKRQLLFIDDLYQQNKLPKMGLVVNDVVSKGASKYYGYGGHYGYGYGYGYGSQKDYYDIESKSFWDRISWKRKRKK comes from the coding sequence ATGATGATCCGTAGTGAGTCCAAGGGAGGCACAGACATATTCTCCGATATGATGTTGTTCAAGGAGAATGTCAATAAGCAAAATGAAATGCTGATCCTCAAGTCCCGATCCATGATGGCACGGGTAGTTGACTCCCTGGGGCTGCAGTTTTCCTACTATGTAACAGGGAACGTAAAGTCCACCAATATTTATAAGGAATCTCCATTTCAGGTAGAGTTCCTGACGCCGCCTGGCAGAGGCATGAGCCTGGAGGTACATTTTCTTTCGTCAACCACGTACACGCTGGGCATGGACGTCACCAAGTATGTTGTTGGCCAGCCAGTGAACTATGCCGGCTTTAATTTCCGGCTGGCTTTGAGGGAAAGTCCCTACTCCAATTTATCCGTGAAGGATTTCCTCGTGACCTATATGCCGCGTGAGTCAGCCGCCATGGCCTATATGGGTGGCCTGAATATCCAGAATGCCGCAGATATGGGCGGTATGCTGCAGATCAGCTATGTTACAGAAAATCCTATGCTGGGTGCTGATATTGTCAATACCCTGATGGAGCAATACCGGCAGAATGCTATTGAGGATAAGAATGAAACCAACAGGAAGATCGTTTCTTTTATCAACGACCGGCTGAATATTGTGGAAAGGCAGCTGGATAGTGTTGAAAAAGAACTACAGCAATTCAAATCGAGGGAGCAGGTCATTGACCTGCCGACACAATCCCAGCGGTATTTTGAGAACCTGGTGACAACACGGGAGGATGTGCGCAAGCTGCAGATCCAGGTAGGTACTGCTGAGCTGCTGGAAGATTACCTGAAGGACGGGGAGCGGAAGCTTACCCTGGTGCCCTCTACCCTGGGATTACAGGATCTGACCTTAATGGACCTGGTGAATGGCTATAACCGCCTGATCGCAGACCGGACGCTGCAGCTGCAGACAGGCGCCACCGTAAACAGCCCGGCCATCCGTAACCTGGAGAGCGATATAGAAGCGGCGCGCCAGCGTCTGCTGCTGAACCTGGCCAATATCAAAGCCGGCTTCAGAAAAACAATTGTCTCACTGGAAACGCAATCCACTTCATTCAATACGGAAATTGCTGCCATTCCCCAGAAAGAACGGGAAAGCAGGGAGCGGCTGCGGCAGCAGGAGATCAAACAAACCCTCTACCTGTTCATGCTGCAGAAGCGGGAAGAATCAGGCATTGCAGAAGCTTCCACTATTTCCGATTCCAAGGTCATAGATGCCGCCTTGCCTTTAAGTTATAAGGTGAGCCCGGTTTCCTCGCGTATTTATGCCATTGCCGCCCTGGCAGGTCTTTTCATACCGCTGGTGGTGATCTATATCATCCTGCTGATGAATGATAAGGTGATCACCAAGAGTGATATTACCAAGGCCACGGACCTGCCTATTCTGGGTGAAATTGGCCATAACTATTCAGACAGGACCCTGCTGTTCCCTGAAAAATCCAGAACAGTGGTAGCGGAGCAGACCCGGATCCTGCGAAGTAATCTTCGCTTTGTACTGGGTGAATCCTTTGACCGCTTTATACTGTTGGTGACCTCCTCGTTCAGTGGTGAGGGTAAATCCTTTATCACCACCAACCTGGCCGCCGCCATGGCCCTTTCCGGAAAACGGACGGTGATCCTTGAGTTTGACCTTCGTAAACCGAAAGTAATAGCCGGGCTGGGTCTGCAGAAAGGACATGGCCTCACCAACTACCTGGTAGGTGGGGCAAAGCTGGAGCAGCTGCCCCAGCCTGTTCCCAATGTGCCCAATCTGTTTGCCATCTCCTGCGGACCTGTTCCGCCCAACCCGGCAGAGATCCTGCTTACCCCACGTATTCAGGACCTGTTCACCTGGCTCAGAACGGAGTTTGATATCATCATCATTGATACCGCGCCTGTAGGGCTGGTGAGTGACGCTATCAGTCTCAGCCAGCATGCAGATGCTACCTTGTACGTAATCCGGCAACGCCACACTTTCAAGCGCCAGCTGCTGTTCATTGACGACCTGTACCAGCAGAACAAACTCCCGAAAATGGGACTGGTGGTGAATGATGTGGTGTCAAAAGGCGCTTCCAAATATTATGGCTACGGCGGTCATTACGGCTACGGCTATGGTTATGGCTACGGCTCACAGAAAGACTACTACGATATAGAAAGCAAAAGCTTCTGGGATAGGATTAGCTGGAAAAGAAAACGAAAAAAATAA
- a CDS encoding polysaccharide biosynthesis/export family protein: protein MIIAIAGVSCASSRKAYQGALYFQDIGDSLKNLPPVSFEQRFQPGDILHVTVVTPNEKMGALFNQPVSMPSDGTAGGPSGYLVDEDSTIFFPLLGRLKVSGHTKRSFTADLTERLRYYLDSPIVAVRLLNYRITMLGEFNKPGTLVIPNERVTILDAIGLAGDMNMFAKRDSVMIIRTNEGHVELGSLNMNAGNIFDSPYFYLKQNDVVYVKMQKRKLAVTDQVTLRNVSLGLGILSALAAITATVINITK, encoded by the coding sequence ATGATTATTGCCATTGCAGGAGTATCCTGTGCCTCCTCCAGGAAGGCCTATCAGGGTGCGCTTTACTTCCAGGATATCGGGGATAGCCTCAAGAACCTGCCGCCGGTGTCTTTCGAACAACGGTTTCAACCTGGTGATATCCTGCATGTCACGGTGGTTACACCCAATGAGAAGATGGGAGCTTTGTTCAATCAGCCTGTTTCCATGCCTTCTGACGGGACAGCAGGCGGGCCCTCAGGTTACCTGGTAGATGAGGACAGCACCATTTTTTTCCCATTATTGGGAAGGTTGAAGGTAAGCGGACATACCAAGCGCAGCTTCACTGCTGACCTTACAGAGCGGCTGAGGTATTACCTTGATTCCCCCATTGTGGCTGTCCGGTTACTGAACTACCGCATCACCATGCTGGGTGAGTTCAACAAGCCGGGTACCCTGGTGATACCCAATGAACGGGTCACTATCCTGGATGCTATTGGTCTGGCCGGCGATATGAATATGTTTGCCAAGCGGGATAGCGTAATGATCATCAGGACCAATGAAGGGCATGTGGAATTGGGTTCCCTGAATATGAACGCCGGAAATATTTTTGACTCGCCCTATTTCTACCTCAAACAAAATGACGTGGTGTACGTGAAAATGCAAAAGCGTAAGCTGGCAGTTACTGACCAGGTAACGCTGCGGAACGTATCCCTTGGTCTGGGCATACTTTCCGCTCTGGCAGCGATCACCGCCACTGTTATCAATATCACCAAATAA
- a CDS encoding UpxY family transcription antiterminator: protein MTANGTVRKWYAVYTKPRWEKKVHRLLEEKKVESYCPLNKVHRKWSDRMKVVEEPLFKSYVFVRVSDEEKVAVRMTSGVMNFVYWLGKPAIVKDKEIRDIRLFLQEYEDVEALPTNLEPGQDVKINAGVFMGEEAKVIGIKKKYAIVTIRSLGYQLRARIPKVALQAKKNA, encoded by the coding sequence ATGACTGCCAATGGAACGGTTCGTAAATGGTACGCGGTGTACACCAAGCCCAGGTGGGAAAAAAAGGTACACCGGCTGCTGGAGGAGAAGAAGGTGGAGAGTTATTGTCCTTTGAACAAAGTACATCGGAAATGGAGTGACCGGATGAAGGTAGTGGAGGAGCCCCTGTTCAAGTCCTATGTGTTTGTGCGGGTAAGCGATGAAGAAAAAGTGGCCGTCCGGATGACCAGCGGCGTCATGAACTTTGTATATTGGCTCGGCAAGCCTGCCATTGTGAAGGATAAGGAGATCCGGGACATCAGGCTTTTTCTCCAGGAATATGAAGATGTGGAAGCCCTGCCCACGAACCTGGAGCCTGGTCAGGATGTGAAGATCAATGCCGGCGTATTCATGGGCGAAGAGGCTAAAGTGATCGGGATCAAAAAGAAATATGCCATTGTCACTATACGGAGCCTGGGCTATCAGCTGAGGGCGCGGATCCCGAAAGTGGCGTTACAGGCAAAGAAAAATGCATAG
- a CDS encoding DapH/DapD/GlmU-related protein, whose amino-acid sequence MSNLHFVHESAVVDAGARVGEGTRIWHFCHIMAGSSIGKDCILGQNVFVGAGVVLGNGVKVQNNVSIYSGVECEDEVFLGPSVVFTNVINPRAAIERKEEFRPTLVKKGASIGANATVICGHTIGEYAMVGAAAVVTKDVPAFALVAGNPARQIGWVSVQGMKLDFDAAGYARCAGSGELYQQTAAGVCLLTGSK is encoded by the coding sequence ATGTCAAACCTGCATTTTGTCCATGAATCAGCTGTTGTGGATGCCGGCGCCCGGGTGGGTGAAGGCACCAGGATCTGGCATTTCTGCCATATCATGGCAGGCAGCAGTATCGGAAAGGATTGTATACTGGGCCAGAACGTGTTTGTGGGAGCAGGGGTAGTGCTGGGCAATGGGGTAAAAGTGCAGAATAACGTATCTATATATAGTGGGGTGGAATGTGAAGATGAGGTATTCCTGGGCCCTTCGGTTGTGTTCACCAATGTGATCAACCCCCGGGCGGCCATTGAACGGAAAGAGGAATTCAGGCCTACACTGGTGAAAAAAGGTGCTTCCATCGGCGCCAACGCCACCGTGATATGCGGCCATACCATTGGAGAATACGCTATGGTGGGCGCCGCCGCGGTAGTGACCAAGGATGTGCCGGCGTTTGCCCTGGTGGCAGGTAACCCTGCCAGGCAGATTGGATGGGTGAGTGTGCAGGGTATGAAGCTGGACTTTGATGCAGCAGGATACGCCCGGTGCGCCGGGAGCGGGGAATTGTACCAACAAACAGCTGCCGGTGTCTGCTTGCTGACCGGCTCTAAATAA